The Melanotaenia boesemani isolate fMelBoe1 chromosome 3, fMelBoe1.pri, whole genome shotgun sequence genome contains the following window.
tGTCCATCATTATGCCACCACCGTGCTGGTGGTGGCATaatggctgctgtgttgtgctgaacaaatttgctttccCAAGAGGAGGTGTATGAGtttaaggctcctcttgataatctgatttatttcttaaatcttatttatttattttgaaacatggaatttatgtaatttgctggacctgactggaggggacaaagaaaccagaaaagaagtaagaaggaaagtggaaaaaaggaagaagagacaaagatccagcagatagaatcaacgagcttcaatccaactgttacaatctgtcctgccactcctccattcactcctcacctccctcatcctccacacctgttcctcatccGCTCATCAGTGatctagtcaacctgccacacctgtcttcctttgttccccagtcctttatatacaccagcaccatagtcattccctgtcggaccttaacctacacaCAGCGGACTCACCCCTACTCCATTCCATGGTTCCTGTCCTGTCATAGTAACACCTCTTCCTGTATATCCTGCTTGTTAAATAAAGGATGTCtaacctgcccttgtctccGAGGAGTCCTGTGTAAcaccaacctaacagcagacaagcagctgctacacctgcacagaaacacagcagagaatttcctacagcttttaccggtaaactaagcagacaatcatcaggagttcctaaaaaataaccaagacaacaaacccactggacacctcagtgctgtgtcagcatgcaggcCAGCACCCAGCCCATGTTCCAGcctgggaaccagggcaccGTCACCATTTGTGTTTTGAACCTGTGGCATTATTCTGCCAGTCCGGTGCTCAGGGCTAGTAAATCCCTGTTGTTCTGTCCCTGTAGGCTtcagcctggtacacacataaaaagagttttttaatctgaagagattttttatctgttcgagccctcacacatgaagataaaatcaGGCATGTAACAGTGTTGATGgtgctgtgtgtggtggctccaataatctcatcacagacgACCACACACATAACAACGCTGTCCCGCAAccgatctacaatctagtcttCCGAGCAGGACAAatgttgaaacgtagaagaagaaccatagcaacaaccgtcaaaaaccaaagaagaaccatagcaacaaccagccaaaaccaaagaagaataaccatagcaacaaccagcaaaaaccgcagaagaagaaccatagcaacaaccgtcaaaaaccaaagaagaaccatagcaagaACCAgccaaaaccaaagaagaagaaccatagcaacaaccgtcaaaaaccaaagaagaaccatagcaacaaccagccaaaaccaaagaagaaaataGCAAGAACCAgccaaaaccaaagaagaagaaccatagcaacaaccagcaaaaaccaaagaagaaaataGCAAGAACCAgccaaaaccaaagaagaagaaccatagcaacaaccagcaaaaaccaaagaagaaaataGCAAGAACCAgccaaaaccaaagaagaagaaccatagcaacaaccgtcaaaaaccaaagaagaaccatagcaacaaccagccaaaaccaaagaagaagaaccatagcaacaaccgtcaaaaaccaaagaagaaccatagcaacaaccagccaaaaccaaagaagaagaaccatagcaacaaccgtcaaaaaccaaagaagaaccatagcaacaaccagccaaaaccaaagaagaagaaccatagcaacaaccagccaaaaccaaagaagaagaaccatagcaacaaccgtcaaaaaccaaagaagaaccatagcaacaaccagccaaaaccaaagaagaagaaccatagcaacaaccagcaaaaaccaaagaagaagaaccatagcaacaaccagcaaaaaccaaagaagaagaaccatagcaacaaccggcaaaaaccgcagaagaagaaccatagcaacaaccagcaaaaaccaaagaagaagaaccatagcaacaaccagcaaaaaccaaagaagaaccatagcaacaaccagcaaaaaccaaagaagaagaaccatagcaacaaccagcaaaaaccgcagaagaagaaccatagcaacaaccagcaaaaaccgcagaagaagaaccatagcaacaaccagcaaaaaccaaagaagaagaaccatagcaacaatcagcaaaaaccaaagaagaaccatagcaacaaccagccaaaaccaaagaagaagaaccatagcaacaactgtcAAAGAAGCGAAGGAACAATGGTTAAAACttagttttgtcctggttgagctgtacAAACTTTGGTTTCTGTATGTGCGTGTACGGGTGTACACACATGCAGATGTTTGTCTAGAtgcttatttttactttgttttctatCGTGTAAGAATACCCGTCCTGTTGGTATGTGAGGAGGTCTGCGAGggctctttttctctctttttttgcaaataaacttacatttatttataaatgtaagaaatatgtttaaaccaggaaaaaaagacatctgTAGATGATTCGTAGATTTTCATTTGAGACATGTAAAAAGGCTTTAGCAGCCGTGGCAGTGGAAGGACATCCATCATCCCACCACATCTGCTTCTATCGTCTTAGATTCATTCATGGAAAACTTTATACATCGATTCAGATCTTGCTTATTAAAAGCCTCGAATCATCACGTAAAATGAATGATTGGAACAAATCCATCTGTTTTCTGGGTGATAAAAAGCAGCTGCTTATTCTCTTGATCCCACGTGCGATCAGAAACTCTCATTTCTTTCATCTGCTTCTCATTTAACTTCTTTAATTGTTGTTAATCTATGGCTTATAtctgattttttaaaaccatttctcTCGACTTCTTTTCTGTATATGGTGTTAAAGCACATTGTGACCTCTTTAAAAACCGGCTCACTGAAATGTTAGAAAAGCTCTTCATGTGTGAACGGTGATGAGTGATTACTCAGAGGAAAAACATAATTCTGCATCCGAACCGCAGGACATAAAATCAAATATCTGTCAGACACAACAGGAAagtttctaatttattttaatcatgtgaTGTGAACCAACTAAAGTATTTATGTTTGGCAAcggaaaaaaaacaggactttctttaaaaagtttcatttaAGCAGAAGATGATGCATTATGAAATATATCTCTGTTCAAAATGCtacaaataaaatggtttttagAGGCAGAACAGTAATGATGCTCAGAGGAAGTAATCTGGATACTTGTATGGTGAGAGACATTTGGATTTTCCTTCGTCCACAGCCAGACATGACAGGTTGGGCAGGCAGGGGCAGGTGTGGTGCAGCCTTTTCCCAAAGAAAGGAACCTAGATGGACATAAAGACACAGATTTGACTCcttctctttttattctgttttttcttttctttgtcagttTATATGTGACAATGTCTTCCAGAAAATTCCCGCTAGTTTCACGCTGTTTCTGCAACAAAGAGCATCCGAGCCGGTCTGGAGCTTCTTTACGTGCCCGGTTTTAATCCAGAGATGGAATAAATAATCCAGGAGCAGATCAGAGTCAAACGCCAGCTGAATGACGGCCACGTATGTTTAACCCCTCGACTGCAACCATTTCCAGttcatattatttctttttatctcacttctttgattaatttatttatgtttcttcactcactgtttttattttagattatttatttgtttatcttatTGCTTTATCTAATctttaactgtattttattttcattccagtctttttctttttgttgttttgtttcccagattgtttttattatatttattttatttttatataactgtaaataaaatcaggctTTAAGGGGTTCATCTCCAACATGACAGTTGAGTCTTACTTTTGATTCAAGGTGTCATCAAGTCTGGGACTGGATGTTTTCCAGCAagcatcatggatgcagctttACAAGGTGGAATAAAGgtacaaagaaaaatgctgTTTGATTATATGGATCTTGAATCTTAAAGACAATCTTGAAGGTTTAACCTCTTAATGGTACAAGTTTTCTACAAtaacacaaaagcaaaataaatactgGACAAACTCTGGAAAAAagaagactggaataaaattatatttatagtgaaataaattattaataataaataaatgaagataaataatCTTAAGAATGACAAGAttatgagtaaataaatattagatAATATTagataaattagataaaaataataaataaataaaatcataataaaaaaaaaggtttgttgtAAACGTGAGACAAGGAGGAGTTCAGTCTACTAAAACTAGTGGAAAGcatcatttaaaaagcaaatctTTATAATACTTGTGAGCCAGAATCGGAGAAACGCTCCATGTGAGCGCGCAGACATGCTGGCGTCCTCACCTTGTGGCTGAAAGGATGGCAGTCGTCTCCTTCCTGTCCCACAGGCGTGCACATGCGCAGGCTGCGGATCCACAAGCTCACCGCGCAGCACATCCCACCTCCACACTGAGCATCCCTCTCACAGgcctgcacacagacacacaaggtACCTCACTTCCATCCGCTCTGCTTGCCATTAAGTCGCCTCTgagcaaagaataaaaacaatcaatGTTTAAGCAGAGAGAAAGCTGGCGTGTCAGGCTAGTGATAGCGACACCTCTGAGTGACAGCTCTCCCTTCAGATAAGATGATGGGAAGACGATGAAGAGGAGCAGCAGTCATTCCAGGAACCTCTCAGTTCCCATCAGCCTTGCAGCTGACAGACGGGGCTGCAGTCCAAGCTACCAGACCAGAGGCAGGAgcacctggacaggtctccaGGCCACTGCAGGACCATCTCAGCTTATGAAAGTCATTTATATTTAGAGTAAAATTGACAGATCTTTTGATGAAATACATTTGCAGCTTTACTGAAGATCTAAGATTAATGCTTATAAAGATCCAGAAATCACATGTTTTAGTTTCTCTGAAATAAATTTCacatttctattatttattttttaacctgtttgcTGACAGGTCaaatataagaaatatatttaaattactgtaactgtttattatttaaaatgatttattgtaataaattgTTATCTGTCCAGTGATGGATTGGTGAACGGCCCAGGTGTACTCTCACCTGTTagcagctgggatagactccagcccccgagaccctgaactggaccaAGCAGTAGAGAAAATCAATGAAATTCTGTTCCTGTTTTTTGAGGAGTTAAGTGCAAAAATGATCAGCATTTGTCATTAATATTAACGCTTATATGTAACAGTATGCatcaaatatgaaaaaagaagaaaaaaggcaaaattaTGTCCAGAGATCCCTTTTTCCTCCGGATATCCTCCCGTCTACCTGCACTCACCCCAGTGATGACGGCTGAAGATCCGTGGGACACCAACACAAGGGAGAGGAGCAAAGGCAGGAGAGACCTCATCATGTAAAGCtgtctttgtgttttccagGATGAAAAGTAAAGATGCTGAAGCTGACAGACCTTGTTGCATGTGCATCTGTGACACACTGCAGCACAAACTGGCCTCCAAACTCTTCTGTTATGGGCTGGCAAAGGCTTTATAAGCCCTGCCTGCCATTCAGAAACTCTCTGACTCACTCGTACCACCACTTACTTGCAAGAGCTGCaaaaaatgagaggaaagtAAACTTTGATATGGCAATGACCCTGCTGTTGTCAGACCAATCACAAAGCATGCAAATAAGCTGAAGCTGGCCAGGAATCAATGCAAGTACATCCAGGGTAGTCTTGAGTATTATTCTTTTAAtagtgtttttcttccttttctccctttcagGCTCCAAGGCCAAAGTTTTCTTTTCAAGAGAAGAGTTCTTACTGAAAGCAGATGGAAGGACACAAACTTCTGAGGTCAGTGTAAAAATGCTCTGTGTATGAGGCAAActcattttgatatttttctcCTTGGTGGTATTTCACTATTTTTCAAGaggatgtgttttatttaatccgTGTTATGTTGAACAGTAAATCAAAAGTATTTACATTGGACATCTAAGATTAATTTGAGTTAGTTGAGGTAAATATGTAAAGGAGGAGCTACTTCTTTTCCCTGGTAATTGTGTACTGTGGCTTTAAGAGCATGGCCAGGTGTGTAGTGGCAGTggagtatatatacatatacatatatatatatacatatacgtatatgcatgtatatgtatatatgtatatatatatatatatatatatgtatatgtatgtaaatgtatatatatatatatatatatatatatatatatatacatatatactgtatatatatcacccctatgatgaggagaaagcaaggacccaggtttcccttgtcCGGttgtgggtcaccggggcccccctctggagccaggcctggaggtggggcatggaggcgagctCTTGGTAGCCGGGCCTTTGCCATAGGCCTCCgtcgggctcagcccaaaagggtgacatgggccccccctcccgtgggctcaccacctgcaggaggggccataggggttgggtgcattgtgagctgggcggctgccagaggcggggaccctggcggtctgaccCTCGACTGCAGAAGTTAGCTCTAGGGACGCGGAACGTCACCTCTCtagcggggaaggagcctgagctggtgcgcgaggttgagcggttccggctagatatagttggactcacctcgacacacggcttgggctctggaactactgtccttgagagggacTGGACCCTTTTCctttctggagttgctcccggtgagaggcgccgagcaggtgtgggcatgctcatttccccccgacttggcacctgtatgttggagtttaccccggtggacgaaagggtagcctcccaccgccttcgggtggggggacgggtcctgactgttgtttgtgcttatgcaccaaacagcagttcagagtacctgCCCTTCTGGAGTcattggagggggtgttggaaagcacttcttccagggactccctcgttctgctgggggacttcaatgctcacatgggcaatgacagcaagacctggaggggcgtgattgggaggccCCCCTAAtgtaaatccgagtggtgttttgttgttggacttctgtgctcgtcatggactgtccataacgaacaccttgttcagacataagagtgtccacatgtgcacttggcacaaGGACACTCTActccgcagttcgatgatcgactttgtagtcgtgttgtcggacttgcggccgcatgttctggacactcgggtgaagagagggacggagctgtcaactgatcaccacctggtggtgagttgactcagatggtgggggaggatgccgatCAGGcctggtctcggacttggaggtgttgattctcatcccagccgcttcacactctgctgcaAATTGCTCCAGTGAAAATACTCTTTTTAGTGTATGATAGGTTTTGTTCAGAAATTGCATTTGTTCAACATTTTTTCAAACCAATCAAATCCCATATTCTAAGACAGAAGAGCTCAGTTTAATCGTCTTAAAGTTGTATATTAGAGCTCTGGCACAATTCTAACTGCATTATCTGGGCAACCAACATTTTGTGACTTAAATCAGTCCTTTTCAAAGCTTGCACAGGAAGACAATAGTTCAGCATTCAGCCGTGTACCAAACATGCAGAACTGTGTTGTACTGAACAATCTACACCATGCAAGTCGAGGCATGTTCATTAGGATGGCACATAAAAGAAGAATTAGTTCAGATTTGATAGTGGACTGTAGTTAAAGCAAATGGCAGATATGAAAGAGAATCTTACAACCAGAGAAGCAACCTGTCTAAAGCTGATGAATGCGTGACAACTTCCTGTTGTTTCAGCTGGGACATGTGCCTATATTTAAATCTATTTCATGTCAGAGCCATCAGATTCTGTCAGCTGCTCTGCCAATCTGAGAGACGACCAGGCAAAGATTAGCTGTTGGTTGGATTCCTTTCTCATGCATACGCTCTTAACTTTAAAACTAATTCCAGCATTGctattattttagtttagttccTTAAATTTCCTGCCACTACAGCACTTTTTTActaattaaagaaagaaagaaagacagaaagacagaaagaaagaaagaaagaaagaaagaaagaaagaaagaaagaaagaaagaaagacagaaagacagaaagacagagctTAAGGACAAAAGCTAATTTTACTTTCAGCTGTTTGACTCCAGCTGATTAACTCTAAACTTACACTCATGCGTGTGTACGTGTACACACATATTGGCTATTTGGTCAATAACTGCCACTTTGCACTGCTTTCATACATGGCATGTTTTTgcaaagtaataataaatcgctcttttcttctttgcacaattatgttttgtttgcataTATGTAAATACAGATGTGTAGGTTCTATGTATACTATATACAGCTGTCTGCAACCCTGAATTTCCTCAATgagggatgaataaagtaaatctaaaaataatctaatctaatctaatctaatctaacctaacctaacctaacctaatctaatctaatctaatctaatctcaTCTAACCTAACCTAATCTAAGTAATCAGCAAAGCTCATTATTCTAAAACAACATttgcacaaaacaacaaacccctagtccagtgtttttctcttctccacCTTCATCAACAGGTTCAATAGACAATCAAAACAGGACTCCTTTATTAATGATGGTATTAGTGGAATGACCTGGAACACTCAGGCTTGAGGTCAGCCAAACTTGGACTGAACTCttgaaagttttatttcacaaaTGGTGAGAAATAGAAACTAGTTTCCTGGAGAGGCAGTCCAACCAAGGTTGAGGTGTGCCTGGTCCAGTTTGGTCTGTCCGTTTGCgtaatttggtcagttttcagggagcttaacTATCTGTGAAGATGGaacaataccaccggaaatcatgggggcagtgctgagcacaATAGATGACATGTGACCATGGaaagaaacaacagagaaaaagaaagaatcgGGAAGGGaacaaagcagaagaagaatgaagacgaggacaacaactgtagaattgcgtgagcttttgaagaaaggctatTTGCGAGTGTTAAGGGCGTGTTGGACACAACTTCATAGCAATGGATCACCGCTgccaaacagtgtctgaaactgatgtcggaTTGCGGGAGTAAACTGTtagctcagcactgccccctagtggaggaattgatttaaccatggcaacacaaaagacACATGGAGGCATGAGGATGGCGACATATGACAATGTTCGAAACGGATGTCgctatttatgtatgtaataGAGCAGAAATGGGCCTTAAAGTGGTGATTCATATagcaaataaaatttttaaatggttaaaaactgTAGGGAAGAAAACTGGATGGCTGGACAGATGGTGTCAGACAATCTGGCACTGGAGAGCGAACAGAGGAGAGTTAAATGCTGTCGGAAACAGGTGATTGCATGAGAGCAGTCACCAGGTACAGGTGGAAACAATCGGGGACCTGGCCAGCAGAGCACCAATCCGAATATTACAATTATATTGAGACGAACATCATGACTGGATGATTTAGATGTCAGTTTACTGTAGTACATATAATACACCACAACCAATACTCACCGCTGCATCTTAGAGGAGGATGAGTCTGACTAGAGATGAGGTCAACGGACTGGCAGCGTGGTGTTCAGAAAACAATCTCCCACTGAACActacaaaaactaaagaaatccTCCTGGACTTCAGACTGGATCTGGCTCCTCTCTACATCAACGGGGTCCACTCCATCCGACTCTTGGGCGTGCAGATCTCTGATGACCTCTCCTGGACCGCCAACACCTCGGAGGTGGTGCAGGCGACTCCGTTTCCTGAGGGTGCTCAGGAGAAACAACCTGGAGGAGAAGCCGCTGGTGTCATTCTACAGAGCCACCATAGAGTCTCCTGACATCCTGCATCCCAGCGTGGTGTGCAGGGCACTCAGAAGCAGATAGGAAAGGGCTGCAGAGAGGGATCAACGCAGCCCAGAGGATCCCAGGCTGCTCTCTGCCAGCCGGGAGGACACCACCGGCTCTCGCTACCTCAGCAGAGCTCAGCACATCATCAGACTCCTCTCACCCCAATTACCACCTGGTTGAGCCGTTACCCTTGGGGGGCGCTACAGGTCACAGGTAGACTAAGAGACATTTCTTTCCCAGAGCAATAACCACATTAAACAATTCAAaatcacacaataaaaactgttcAAAACCTGCAATAAAGCAGGTCCTGTGCAATAACTGAGACGACTGTCTACATTCACTCCATCTGCACCTATTTACTAATGAGCATAACAATaatcttagaccagttaatagagtattcaaatattgatgagaatgtgttaataagtgtgattgtctgggggagagatgcctgtgagttctggaggaaaagtaatacatcatcagcataaagacttaccTTTTGTTCTATGTtgttggcatggattcctttaatctctttattttgtcttatggcagcagctaggggttcaataaaaatagcaaagagtgatggagaaagcgggcagccctgtctggttcctctctgcaaacagaagcttgcagaagtttgatcattggtcatgcatttgggtttttatataatatttttatctagtctatgaaagatgacacaaacccaaatttgtttaacgttgcaaataaaaatttccagtttactcggtcaaatgctttttctgagtctaaagaaatgactgtggattccagattatgtagagtagaataatctatgatgttaattaatctacgcatgttagtagaggaatgtgtacctttaataaagcctgtttggtcaggatgtattattagaggggttattttttctatccttctggccaaagTAGTGCTGGGCGGTATACCGATTTGCACcgaaaactggtttttattttgttatcatATGAATTTTTCATATACCGGCAACACCCGTTTAAATAGCCTAAATATGTCCGGAACACAGCGCGGTGGTACATTGTTTCACAGGGGACGTATTTCATTGCTGCGCAGCTAAACACACCTGGAACAGAGCGCAAGTAGTTGAGACGTTGTTGAGCGTGATGAAAATGAACAGGGGAGCCTCTGAACCAGAAGTTGAAGATGATGACCCAGAAGAACTTTTGCCGAAAAAAGGAGCTGTGTCTATTGTCTGGAGGTACTTTGGGTTTAAAAGGTCAGACGTCAACCAGACAACAATTTA
Protein-coding sequences here:
- the prok2 gene encoding LOW QUALITY PROTEIN: prokineticin-2 (The sequence of the model RefSeq protein was modified relative to this genomic sequence to represent the inferred CDS: inserted 2 bases in 1 codon), whose protein sequence is MGKPKQTSAPSTSSEAKRQQNEDSPGATSPPGNDSTDVLISIDKKLSSLNARLSLVEILHKPEGAEAPLFIFITLNNVSTTCALFQNDTSGFSSRLFLLSTLRKRSRLHHLRGVGGPGEVIRDLHAQESDGVDPVDKSLEASLCCSVSQMHMQQGLSASASLLFILEXTQRQLYMMRSLLPLLLSLVLVSHGSSAVITGACERDAQCGGGMCCAVSLWIRSLRMCTPVGQEGDDCHPFSHKVPFFGKRLHHTCPCLPNLSCLAVDEGKSKCLSPYKYPDYFL